The region ATCGATTTTTCCGTTTAATAAGTGGTAAGCCGAATAGGCAATAATTCCCACGATTAACCCAGAACCTGAACTGATCATTTTTTCGTATAAACCTCCGGAAATGTTTCCGATACTAATGTTTTCGGTAACCGAAATACTGTAGAAAATTTTAATAACCCCAGAAATTGTTCCGATGAAACCAAGAGTTGGTGCAATACCTGCAATAAGTCCAAGGTGGCCTAAACGTCTTTCCATTTCTCCAATTTCGATATCGGCAGCACGATCCATGTTCGATTCGATTTCAGCGATTGGTCTTCCAATTACCAGAACACCTTCTTTTAAAATATTAGCTGCTGCTGTATCACTTCTTTCTACAATGGTTCTTGCTAATTCAATATTTCCAGAATTTAATTTATCTCCAACATCCTGCATCAAACGAGTGTCAATTTTGGATGCTCGGCTGATGTACATATAACGTTCAAAGATCACATAAATGGTATAAAACAATAAAATCGCAATCGGAATTAAGAAAACTCCCCCTTTCATTATGAATCCAAACATTGATATTTCCTGTTCCGGCGCGATCTTTTCGATCACTACATTTGAAGCATTTGCGATTGTATCTGTTTGTAATTGAATAAAACTAAACATATATTAATTCTGGTTTTTAATAATTAATTCTAAAAAATATTTGAAATTTGCAATAAAGATAATTTTCGCTGTTATATTAAACTACAAAAATCGAAATTTATTTCAATCGACAACCATTTTATCCAAAATAAATGAACTATCAAGAGACTACCAATTGGATGTTTAATCAGCTTCCAATGTACCAATTACAGGGAGCTTCAGCTTATAAAGAAGATTTAACCAACATTAAATTATTAGCGGAGCATCTTGGCAATCCTCAAAAGCAATTGAGATGCATTCATGTGGCTGGTACCAACGGAAAAGGCTCTACTTCTCATATGTTATCTTCTGTTTTACAAGAGGCAGGTTACAAAGTCGGATTGTACACTTCTCCGCACTTAAAAGACTTTAGAGAAAGAATTAAAATAAACGGTCAGGAAATTTCTGAAGAGTTTGTCATTGAATTCATTGCCAAACACAAATCGTTTTTTGAAGCCAATGACATGAGTTTCTTCGAAATGACGGTTGGTTTAGCTTTTGATTATTTTGCTTCCGAGAAAACAGACATTGCGATTATTGAAGTTGGTCTGGGCGGAAGATTGGATGCTACTAATATTATTACGCCTTTGGTTTCGGTAATTACTAATATTGGATTAGATCATACGCAGTTTTTAGGAAATACTCTGGAAGCGATTGCAGGCGAAAAAGCCGGAATTATTAAACCAAATGTTCCTGTTGTAATTGGCGAATATACAGTTGAAACCAAACCTGTATTTTTGGCTAAAGCCGAAGAAAATAACGCTCCGATTTATTTGGCTTCCGATTTAATTGATCAGATTTATTTGTCGGATTTGATTGGAGATTATCAGTTTCACAATAAAAAAACGGTTCAGCAGACGATTTCTATTCTGAATAATGAAACCGATTTTAAAATTTCTGAAGAACAATTAAAAGAAGGTTTATTGCATGTTGTAAAAAACACGGGGTTGCAAGGAAGATGGCAACAATTGGGAGAAAACCCGAAAATAATCTGCGACACGGCGCACAACAAACACGGATTATCGGTTGTAATGAATCAGTTAAAAAAGGAGAAATACGAAAAACTGCATATTGTTTTGGGTGTTGTGAATGATAAAGATTTGGATTCGATTTTACCTTTGTTTCCAAAAGAAGCGCATTATTATTTCTGTCATCCGAATTCGTCCCGAGCTTTGCCTGCCGAAACGTTACAAAATGCGTCTCAAAATTTTGGTTTGATTGGAGAAAAATACGATTCTGTTGCAATCGCTTTCGCGGAAGCCAAGAAAAATGCCTCGGAAAGTGATTTTATTTATGTTGGAGGAAGCACTTTTGTGGTTGCCGAATTGCCTTTGAACTAAAATATACTTTTGATATAGAAAAAAAATCAAAAAAACCGATTTAATAACAAATTCATAAACAAGGAGATATAAATTATTTTTAAAAAAGTTTTATTTTTTATTCGAATTTCTTTGCAGAACTCAAAAACTAGCGTATATTTGCACTCGCAATCACAAACGATAGCAACCTAGTAAAATAGGGCGATTAGCTCAGCTGGTTCAGAGCACCTCGTTTACACCGAGGGGGTCGGGGGTTCGAACCCCTCATCGCCCACCAAAAAACTCCTTAAGAAATTAAGGAGTTTTTTTTTGCCTTCTCCCAAAAAAACATTCAAAAAATATGATAGAAAATGTTACAATTCCAGATATATTAAAAGAAGCAGTTGGAGCAGAAAAAATTGTTTTTCTCATAAAAGCAAAAAAAGACCAACCAATAAGAAATTGTCTGCATGTAATTGGTTTTGGGCTCTTTTGGATTTTAGTAATATCCTTAATATTTTCAGCTTTCGATTGGGATTTTTTCTCTGGAGACTATACAATTTCAGTCAAAGAAATTCCAGATCTTTTATATTTTAGTTTGTTTTTATTTCCGGGAATTATCTGTTTTTTACTTGGCGTTTTTGGACTATTTAAATCTGGCGGTTATTTTATTGGTACTGAAAACAAATTAGTCTGCTATCGCTGGGGTAAAATGCAAACTTACCCTTGGGAAGAATTTACCAATGAAATTGAAGTTTTTGGAAATAAAAATCATGGCAATATAATATTCAAATTAAAAACCGGAGTTTACATTACACGTAATCACAGAAAAGTATTGTCAAACACTAAAATAAATATCGGAGACATTCTTTATGCATTCGAGATTGTGAATTATTGCCGTACTATGATAAATCAGAAACAATAATATTCTACATCAAAAATTTAAAATTATGAAGGAACTGATCGGATTTAATGTTAGAGTTTATGCCTTTTGTATAAATGACAATAAAATTTTGGCACTGCATGAAAAATATGCAGGAACACCAATATGCAAATTGCCAGGAGGTGGTCTTGAATTTGGAGAAGGAACAATTGAATGTCTTCATCGAGAATTTGAAGAAGAATTAAACTTAAAAATTGAAATCCTAGATCATCATTATACTCAGGAAAGCTTTATAGAATCCCGAATTAAAGACAACAAACAGATTCTCAATATTTATTATACTGTCAAAATACTTAATATTGAAGATTTACATGTTCAAATTCCAGGGTTAGAAAAACTGGAATGGATTAACATTAATTCAGAAAACAATCCTTTTGTTTTACAAGCTGATATAATTGCATTAGAGAAATTGAAAAAGAAATTCTTGTAAGTGATTTACAAACTCTTTTTATTAACAAATTTAAATTAGCATAAAAAAACTCCATTATTTCTAATGGAGTTTTTCTTTTTATTTATTCAGCTCTTTTTCAATTTCTTTAATAAGTTCAACTGCGAGAGGTTTTGTATTTTCTTTATAAACTCTTATATTATTCTTACCTAGTTTGACAAGATATGCAAGTGTCTTTTTATATTTTGGATCTGAATATAGTTTTTGTTCTGGCTTATCTGCATTTTCTATTTCTTTATCAAAACACTTAAACAAAAACTCAGTGTACATTTTATCAACTTCGTTTGCTGCCGGTACATATATTTGGTAATAGTTCAAGATTTTCTGTTTTAATTTTTCGTCTTCAATATAGCCAAGCTTACCACTTGACTTAAAACCTTCATAATTACCCACAGTCAATGTTTGCCCATGTGAATAAATTGGAAAATCAACTTTACTTTTTGCGTTATAAATACTATCAAGCTGCGAAGTCGTTAATGCTAAAATTTTTTCATAGTCTACATTTGTCTTTTGATAGGCTTCAACTTCATTATCGATACTTTTTAGATCATTTTGTAGATCATTCTTTAAATTGGCAAGAAACACAGCTACTTCTTTTTGTTGGTGTCTATGCTCACTCCAACCGTGCAGCCATATTGAAAGCGTTACAGCAAAAACAATTATGAATATTTCTATTATGATTTCTTTTACTTTCTCTCCCAATGTGTGTTCTGAATTTTTCACCGTTTTGTAAATTTTGTTTGAATGTTTGGTTATTTCTTCTTGCATAATTTATTCTTGTAGTTCCTGATTATTATTTGTTGTTTATATAGTACCTTATAGATTTCAATGTGTTCATTTTTTTTTCTTCAGAATACAACTTTTATTCAAAAGCGAATATAAGACTATTTGCACAACCTCCTATTAATTTTCTAAAGAACTCGGTAAAAAACACAAAAAAACTCCTTAATTCCTTAGGGAGTTTTACACATTTTAGACTTTAAAAATCACTCATTATTTTGTATTTTCTCACATACTTTTTCAAGAAGTCTCTTGGTTTGCTTAAAATACTTCATTTTATCATCAATCTCTTTTATTTTAGCCTGAAAAAGCTCCAGTGTTTCGGGTTTCGAATCGGTGGTTTCGAACCAGCTGGTCAATATTTTTTTTATTTCTGCTAAACTAAAACCCACTTCCCTGGCTTCTATGATAATCTCTAAACGCTCAATCGTATTAGTGTTGTAATGTTTGTAGTTATTAGATTTCACCTTTTCATCGGTCAATCCCTTGATCATTCCTAAATTCTCATAATATCTGATCGTATGAATTGATAATCCCGTTTTTTTTGATAATTCGTTTATAAGCATGGCACTATTTTTTTTATACTAAAACAA is a window of Flavobacterium crocinum DNA encoding:
- a CDS encoding NUDIX domain-containing protein translates to MKELIGFNVRVYAFCINDNKILALHEKYAGTPICKLPGGGLEFGEGTIECLHREFEEELNLKIEILDHHYTQESFIESRIKDNKQILNIYYTVKILNIEDLHVQIPGLEKLEWININSENNPFVLQADIIALEKLKKKFL
- a CDS encoding DUF6090 family protein; the protein is MQEEITKHSNKIYKTVKNSEHTLGEKVKEIIIEIFIIVFAVTLSIWLHGWSEHRHQQKEVAVFLANLKNDLQNDLKSIDNEVEAYQKTNVDYEKILALTTSQLDSIYNAKSKVDFPIYSHGQTLTVGNYEGFKSSGKLGYIEDEKLKQKILNYYQIYVPAANEVDKMYTEFLFKCFDKEIENADKPEQKLYSDPKYKKTLAYLVKLGKNNIRVYKENTKPLAVELIKEIEKELNK
- a CDS encoding MotA/TolQ/ExbB proton channel family protein, which gives rise to MFSFIQLQTDTIANASNVVIEKIAPEQEISMFGFIMKGGVFLIPIAILLFYTIYVIFERYMYISRASKIDTRLMQDVGDKLNSGNIELARTIVERSDTAAANILKEGVLVIGRPIAEIESNMDRAADIEIGEMERRLGHLGLIAGIAPTLGFIGTISGVIKIFYSISVTENISIGNISGGLYEKMISSGSGLIVGIIAYSAYHLLNGKIDDFALKIQKQILEFVNIIQRA
- a CDS encoding bifunctional folylpolyglutamate synthase/dihydrofolate synthase, producing MNYQETTNWMFNQLPMYQLQGASAYKEDLTNIKLLAEHLGNPQKQLRCIHVAGTNGKGSTSHMLSSVLQEAGYKVGLYTSPHLKDFRERIKINGQEISEEFVIEFIAKHKSFFEANDMSFFEMTVGLAFDYFASEKTDIAIIEVGLGGRLDATNIITPLVSVITNIGLDHTQFLGNTLEAIAGEKAGIIKPNVPVVIGEYTVETKPVFLAKAEENNAPIYLASDLIDQIYLSDLIGDYQFHNKKTVQQTISILNNETDFKISEEQLKEGLLHVVKNTGLQGRWQQLGENPKIICDTAHNKHGLSVVMNQLKKEKYEKLHIVLGVVNDKDLDSILPLFPKEAHYYFCHPNSSRALPAETLQNASQNFGLIGEKYDSVAIAFAEAKKNASESDFIYVGGSTFVVAELPLN
- a CDS encoding MerR family transcriptional regulator, producing the protein MLINELSKKTGLSIHTIRYYENLGMIKGLTDEKVKSNNYKHYNTNTIERLEIIIEAREVGFSLAEIKKILTSWFETTDSKPETLELFQAKIKEIDDKMKYFKQTKRLLEKVCEKIQNNE